The following are from one region of the Methanobacterium veterum genome:
- a CDS encoding ABC transporter permease: MSIYKLSFKNFKRRKLRSALTMLGVIIGVTALVALMGIGTGMSSYMKSQTETMMGDVTIVNSSGGSGFMGSAGTSSYLNSKAVSKLKNMSELYDFKEQTQFNSQLGNMPIVVVGTTEWDQVKMNGTPGVVISKSIVDALGYKIGSNITIEGKKLTVTGISNESGFGAGIVVLNIDKALQMNDGKMSVITANTKGDPDTVKKEIESTVNGTSAITKSDYSKQIDTMMNGITMFVGAIASIALLVGVISIINIMLVNVSERTREIGVLKAIGFKNREILGSILAEAGFLGFTASVIGVIIAAVLMQIGITLFAQQLGMGSISLTQMLPVWLVAGVIAGATVLSILAGLYPAWHASRLNVVEALRYE, translated from the coding sequence ATGAGCATTTACAAGTTATCGTTCAAAAATTTCAAAAGACGGAAATTGAGAAGCGCTTTAACCATGTTAGGTGTTATAATAGGAGTAACTGCCCTGGTAGCACTGATGGGTATTGGTACAGGAATGTCATCCTACATGAAATCACAGACAGAGACCATGATGGGTGATGTAACGATTGTAAACAGTTCTGGTGGATCAGGATTCATGGGATCTGCGGGAACTAGTTCCTATCTAAATTCAAAAGCTGTCTCTAAGCTAAAAAATATGTCAGAGCTTTACGATTTTAAAGAACAGACCCAATTTAACAGCCAATTAGGCAATATGCCGATAGTGGTAGTGGGGACAACTGAATGGGATCAGGTAAAGATGAACGGGACCCCCGGTGTTGTTATCAGTAAGTCAATCGTAGATGCTTTAGGTTATAAAATTGGAAGCAATATAACCATTGAAGGTAAGAAGCTGACAGTAACAGGAATAAGCAACGAAAGTGGGTTTGGAGCAGGGATTGTAGTTTTAAATATAGATAAAGCCCTTCAGATGAACGATGGTAAGATGTCAGTTATTACAGCAAATACCAAAGGCGATCCCGATACTGTAAAAAAAGAAATTGAAAGCACAGTAAATGGTACCAGCGCTATAACCAAATCAGATTACAGCAAACAGATTGATACCATGATGAACGGAATAACTATGTTTGTAGGTGCAATTGCCAGTATCGCACTGCTGGTAGGAGTTATAAGCATTATAAACATCATGCTGGTTAACGTTTCTGAAAGAACAAGAGAAATTGGAGTGTTAAAAGCAATAGGATTCAAAAACAGAGAAATATTAGGCAGCATACTTGCAGAAGCTGGATTTTTAGGATTTACAGCATCTGTAATAGGTGTAATAATAGCTGCAGTTTTAATGCAAATTGGAATCACATTATTTGCACAGCAACTGGGTATGGGAAGCATCAGCTTAACCCAGATGTTACCGGTATGGCTGGTGGCAGGAGTAATTGCAGGTGCTACTGTTTTAAGTATTTTAGCAGGTTTATATCCTGCGTGGCACGCTTCAAGATTAAATGTAGTGGAGGCGCTGAGATATGAATAA